In Meiothermus sp. QL-1, the sequence CTTTTGGACTACGTGGGCTCCTGGGGGCCCATGATTTTGGGCCACAACCACCCCGAGGTGGTGGCGGCCATCCAGGAGGCCCTGCAGGAGGGCCTGAGCTACGGGGCCCCCACCGAGCGCGAAATTGCGCTGGCCCGGCTGGTGCGGGAGGCCTACCCCATGGCCGACCTGGTGCGCTTTGTGAGCAGCGGCACCGAGGCCACCATGAGCGCCTTGCGGCTGGCCCGGGGCTACACCGGGCGCGAGCTCATCGTGAAGTTTCGCGGCAACTACCACGGCCACGCCGATAGCCTCCTGGTGCAGGCCGGCTCGGGCCTGCTCACCGGCAGCGGGGGCACGGCCAGAAGCGCCCCCAGCAGCGCCGGGGTGCCCCAGGCCCTGGCCGAGCTCACCTTGGTGGCCGACTACAACGACCCCGAGGGGCTGGGGGTTCTCTTCGAGCGCCACGGCGAGCAGATTGCCGCGGTGATCTTCGAGCCGGTGGTGGGCAACGCCGGGGTACTGGCGCCCACCCCGGCCTTTTTGGAGGCCCTGCACCGGCTCACCCGGCAGTACGGGGCCCTGCTGATTGCCGACGAGGTGATGACCGGCTTCCGCCTGGCCAAAGGGGGCGCGGTGGAGCGGCTTGGCCTGAAGCCCGACCTGATTTGCTGGGGCAAAATTCTGGGGGGTGGGCTGCCGGTGGGGGCCTACGGGGGCCGGGCCGAGATTATGCAGCAGGTGGCCCCCCTGGGCCCGGTCTACCAGGCCGGCACCCTGAGCGGGAACCCCCTGGCCATGGCCGCCGGCATCGCCACCCTAAAAACCCTCTTCCAAGACCCCCCCTACGCCCGGCTCGAGGCCTACGGAAAGGCGCTGGAAGAGGGGCTGCAAGAGGTGTTCGCCGAGGCGGGCCGGCCCATATGCCTCAACCGGGTGG encodes:
- the hemL gene encoding glutamate-1-semialdehyde 2,1-aminomutase produces the protein MKVLDARSAELFAQAQEVMPGGVSSPVRAFKAVGGTPRFIARAQGAYLWDADGNRLLDYVGSWGPMILGHNHPEVVAAIQEALQEGLSYGAPTEREIALARLVREAYPMADLVRFVSSGTEATMSALRLARGYTGRELIVKFRGNYHGHADSLLVQAGSGLLTGSGGTARSAPSSAGVPQALAELTLVADYNDPEGLGVLFERHGEQIAAVIFEPVVGNAGVLAPTPAFLEALHRLTRQYGALLIADEVMTGFRLAKGGAVERLGLKPDLICWGKILGGGLPVGAYGGRAEIMQQVAPLGPVYQAGTLSGNPLAMAAGIATLKTLFQDPPYARLEAYGKALEEGLQEVFAEAGRPICLNRVGSMVTAFFREGPVETYAQAVESDTEAFKRFFHGLLRQGVYWPPSQFEAAFFSTAHGEQELAFTLEAAQLAVRGL